One Prochlorococcus marinus XMU1411 genomic window, AGGATTTGGATGATTATGAACTTCGAAAAATAGGATCAGAAATTGAGGGTCTAATTAAAGTTTTGCTTCAAAATGGCCAACTAAGCTACAACCCTAATTGTAGAGTAATGAACTATTCAATGGGTTTGCCAAAGACAAATGAAGTACTGTGAATAGACCACCATCAAATAGAAGGCCGAGGAAGGGCCCGAATAGAAGTTATTACTCTTCAAATCCAAGAGATCTGGATTCTTATGGACAAAAAAAAAGTAGACTACCTGCTTCTTCCGAACAAAATATTAACTTCAGTACAGGGACCATAGCTGTTCTTGCAGGAGTTTTAATTCTTGGTGTTGGTATAGGAAGCGCGATTACCAGTACAACAGATGGTGGACAGGGAAATATAGCAAGTCAACAACAATTAGATATGGCTGTTCCAGATCCTGAATTTTGCAGACAATGGGGTGCAAGCGCTTTTGTTATTGATGTTGAAATGTATACAACCCTGAATCCATCCACCAGTTTTGTAACTCAACCAGCACTTCAACCAGGTTGTGTAATTCGCAGAGAAAATTGGACAGTTTTACAAAAACAAGGGGCAATCAGTAATGAAGATGTAAGGGAATGTAAGCAAAGGATGAATACTTTTGCGTACATTGGATCCATACGAGATAAACCAATAGTCAAGTGTGTTTATCAAACAGATGTTAATGAAAATAAATTTATAATCAAGGGAGATGGACAAGCCGAAGATGGCGGAGTGGGGATTAATAAAGAAGCAATTCAGTTCTGATGGACTTTATATTTTTCTTAACGGGCTTTCTAAGCTAGCAAATTGAGGCAGAATATTTTTTTTGAACACTACCGATGCTCTTGAGGTGTATCTTGATGGGTTTGTAATTAATTTTAGCTCTCTTTTGACCTCTAAGTCAGCAACAAAAGCCTTGTGGATTGTTCCAGCTGCTAATTCTCTTTCAATTGAAACAACAGGTAAAAATGAGGCTCCTAAACCTGATTGAACTGCATTCTTGATTGCTTCGAGAGAATTAAGTTCCATCTCAATTTTTAATCTTTGAATGTCAAGTCCAGAATCTTGAAGAAGTTTGTCAACAACTTTTCTTGTTGTAGATTGAGTATCTAATGTAACGAAATTTAATTTGTATAAGTCTTCTTTTAATAGTTCTTTTTTGTTAGCAAGTGGGTGTTTAGTTGGTAATACTAATGCTAATTCATCTGTTGCATATGGAATAACTTGGAGTAAATTTTCTAAATCGCTGGGCAATTGTCCTCCAATAATTGCTAAGTCAATTTGGCCATTGGCAACACTCCAACCAGTTCTTCTTGTACTATGAACCTGAAGTTGAACAGACACATCAGGATATTTCTGTCTAAAAAGTCCTATCATTCTTGGCATTAAATAAGTTCCTGTTGTTTGACTTGCTCCAATTACAAGAGACCCACCTTTGAGGCTATTTAGATCTTCAATAGCTTTACAAGCCTCGTCGCATTGATTCAAAATACGTTCACAATAGTCAAGTAAAAGCCTTCCTGCTTCAGTTAAAAGTGCTTTTCTACCACCTCTGTCGAAAATTGTAATTTCAAGTTGTTTTTCTAGATTTTGTATTTGTAAACTCACCGCAGGTTGGGTGACATATAATAAATCTGCCGCTTTTTTAAAGCTTCCTTCTGCGGCTATAGCTTTTAATATTCTTAATTGGTCTAGAGTAAATGGTAATTCGGGCATCTATTGTGCCTAAAATTATTCATAATTCTAATACTATCAAGTATTCTTGTTAAGGACTTAATTATTTAAATAATCTCAATTTTATGGAGACTCATAAATCTTCTCTTGTGATTTTATTATTGATTTTGATTTTTGCGGTAATTCATAGTGGCGGAGCTGCTTTAAGAAGTAAAGCAGAATCTATTATGGGACCAAGATTATGGAGATTATGTTTTGTTTTTTTAAGTTTGCCATCCGCAATTATCCTAATTAGTTATTTTTTAGCTCACAGATATGATGGAATTAGATTATGGAACTTTCAGGGTAATCATTTCATTTTTTTAGTAGTTTGGTTTTTAACTGCCATAAGTTTTTTATTTTTGTATCCCGCCACTTACAATTTGTTGGAAATTCCTTCAGTTTTGAAACCTAAAGTGCGAATTTATGGTACTGGAATTATGAGAATCACAAGACATCCTCAAGCATTTGGTCAGATAATTTGGTGTTTTGCACATACTTTATGGATTGGTACATCGTTCACATTAATAACTTCTATTGGCTTAATTTGTCATCACCTTTTTGCCATCTGGCATGGCGATAAGAGATTAGCCAATAAATTTGGTGAAGAATTTGAAAAGTTTAAAAAAAATACTTCCATAATCCCCTTCGTAGCGATACTAGAAAGAAGGCAAGAATTTAAAATTAGAGAGTTTTTAAGGTTATCTCAACTTGGTATATTAATTGCAATAGGTCTACTTTGGTGGTCCCATCAATATATAAATATTGCTGTTAAAACATTTAATTCATCATTTTTGTCGGAATTTTTCAATTGACAGTTTAAAATCAATATATAAGTTTTTTAAAACATGCCTCAAGCTTCAGATATTGCCTGGTTAATTCCTGTTTTCCCACTAATTGGAGCAGTGCTTTCTGGTTTAGGATTAATAAGTATTAATAAGAAAATTAATAATTCTAGGGAAATTGTTTCTGTAGGTCTAATTTCTTTCGTTGGCATATCTGCGGTTATTAGTTATAAAGCTCTGATTGAACAAGTCAATGGTTATCAATCAGTAGAAAAATTATTTGTTTGGGCCAGTGCTGGGGATTTTACAATCCCAATGGGTTTTGTTCTTGACCCTTTGGGTAGTGTAATGCTTGCTTTAGTAACCACAATAACTTTGCTTGTAATGATTTACTCTCATGGTTATATGGCTCATGACAAGGGTTATGTCAGATTTTTTACATATTTAGCTTTATTTAGTAGTTCAATGATGGGGTTGATAGTTAGTCCAAATTTATTAGAAATTTATGTTTTTTGGGAATTAGTTGGAATGTGTTCTTACTTATTGGTTGGTTTTTGGTACGACAGGGATGGCGCTGCCCACGCTGCACAAAAAGCATTTGTTGTTAATAGAGTGGGTGATTTTGGATTATTGTTAGGCATTCTTGGTTTATTTTGGGCAACGAATAGTTTTGATTTTAATGAAATAGCTACTGGAATTTCTCAATCATTAGCTGATAATTCAATACCTGTTTGGGCAGCTTTACTCCTATGTTTTTTAGTTTTTTTAGGTCCAATGGCAAAATCTGCGCAGTTTCCACTTCACGTTTGGTTACCTGATGCTATGGAGGGACCGACACCGATATCTGCACTAATTCATGCAGCTACAATGGTTGCTGCAGGTATATTCCTAGTGGCTAGGCTGCAACCTTTGTATTCAATTTTTCCTTCCATTCAATTCATTATTGCTTTAGTTGGCACTATTACTTGTTTTTTAGGCGCTTCTATTGCTTTGACCCAAATGGACTTAAAAAAGGGATTAGCATACAGTACTGTTTCCCAACTTGGTTATATGATGCTTGCGATGGGATGTGGAGCACCAATAGCAGGAATTTTTCATTTGGTTACTCATGCTTGCTTTAAAGCAATGCTATTTTTAGGATCTGGTTCTGTAATACATGCAATGGAAGAAGTAGTAGGCCATCAGCCTGTATTGGCTCAAGATATGAGATTGATGGGCGGTTTAAGAAAAAAAATGCCCTATACATCTGCTACTTTTTTAATTGGTTGTGTAGCAATTAGTGGTATTCCACCCTTGGCAGGTTTTTGGAGTAAGGATGAGATACTCGGAAATGCATTTATATCATTTCCAGCTTTTTGGTTTGTAGGACTTTTAACAGCTGGTATGACTGCATTTTATATGTTTAGGCTTTATTTCCTTACATTTGAAGGAGATTTTAGAGGGGAGAATAAAGATTTACAAAAAGAGCTTTTAACCGCTTCTAAATTAAATCTAGAAGAAGAAAATGAAGAAGAGCACGATGTACATGGCTCTATTCATGAGTCTCCCTGGTCCATGACATTCCCTTTAGTATTTCTTGCGGTGCCTTCAGTAATAATTGGTTTTATGGGACTTCCTTGGGATAGTAAAATTGCAAATTTACTTGATCCTGAAGAAGCAGAAACTGCTGCAAAAGCCTTTGAAATAAGTGAGTTTTTGCCTTTAGCGATAGCCTCAGTTCTTATTGCATCAGCTGGCATTGTTATTGCTTATCAGGCATATTTTGCGAAAAAAATTAATATGTCAGCTTTATTTGCCGAAAAGTTTCCTGCTATTAATCAATTTTTATCTAATAAATGGTACCTAGATGATATAAATGAAAAACTTTTTGTTAAAGGTAGTAGAAAACTTGCGAAAGAAGTTTTAGAAGTTGATTCTAAGGTTGTAGATGGAGTCGTTAACCTTACTGGACTTGTTACTTTAGGTAGTGGAGAAGGTTTAAAATATTTTGAGACTGGTAGAGCTCAATTTTACGCCCTTATCGTTTTTGGAGGAGTAATTCTATTAGTTGCTATATTTGGTTTTCAATCTCCTCAAGTAACTTAATTACAATTGTGTGTCTTCACTGTCTATTGGGTGAAAAAATATAGATAATTTCTAGACTTTATTTAAGATAATATTTCTTACTAAATTGAGTACTTATTTTTTTATACATTTTGCTACAAAAATGTTTGGAACTTTGGGGGCTGGATTGTCGAATTTTCCTTGGCTTTCTGCCTCAATTTTGTTCCCAATTGGTAGTGCATTTGTGATACCTTTTTTCCCAGATAAAGGAGATGGGAAAGAGGTTAGATGGTTTGCATTATCTATTGCATTAATAACTTTTTTAATAACTGTAGGTTCATATATAAATGGCTTTGATATTAATAATGAAAATGTTCAACTGAAAGAAAACATTAGTTGGTTGCCTGATTTAGGCCTTACTTGGTCTGTTGGTGCTGATGGAATTTCGATGCCTCTAATATTATTAACTAGCTTTATAACTGCATTAGCAGTTCTTGCTGCATGGCCTGTCAAGTTCAAACCAAAGTTATTTTTCTTTTTGATATTGGTGATGGATGGCGGTCAAATTGCTGTATTTGCAGTTCAAGATATGCTTTTATTTTTTCTAACTTGGGAACTCGAGCTAATTCCCGTATATTTATTATTAGCTATATGGGGTGGCAAAAATAGACAATATGCGGCAACAAAATTCATTATTTACACAGCTGGTAGTTCTATATTTATACTCCTAGCTGCATTAGCAATGGGATTCTATGGTACTGAAATTCCTAATTTTGAGTTTTCTCATTTGGCAGCTCAAGATTTTAGTCAAAAATTCCAAATAATCTGTTACGTCGGTCTTTTAATTGCATTTGGAGTAAAACTTCCAATAGTACCGCTTCATACTTGGCTTCCAGATGCGCATGGAGAAGCTACAGCTCCTGTGCATATGCTTCTAGCAGGAATTTTATTAAAAATGGGAGGATATGCTCTTTTAAGATTCAATGCTCAATTATTACCCGTTGCACATGCTCAATTTGCCCCATTATTAATAGTTTTAGGAGTTGTAAATATAATTTATGCTGCATTAACTTCTTTTGCCCAAAGAAATCTCAAAAGAAAAATTGCTTACAGTTCTATAAGTCATATGGGTTTTGTTCTTATTGGAATAGGTAGTTTTAGTAGTCTAGGAACAAGCGGAGCAATGCTACAAATGGTCAGTCATGGATTGATTGGAGCAAGCTTATTTTTTCTTGTTGGAGCAACTTACGATAGAACAAAAACTCTTAAACTCGATGAAATGAGTGGTGTAGGACAAAAAATGAGAATCATGTTTGCCTTATGGACTGCTTGCTCCCTTGCTTCCCTTGCCTTGCCTGGTATGAGTGGATTTGTTTCCGAATTAATGGTATTTACAGGATTTGTAACCGATGAAGTCTATACACTCCCGTTTAGAGTAGTTATGGCTTCTTTAGCTGCTGTAGGTGTAATACTTACTCCTATTTATCTACTATCAATGTTACGAGAAATTTTCTTTGGCAAAGAAAATCCTGAATTAACTGAACAAAGAAAACTTATCGATGCAGAGCCCAGAGAAGTTTATATAATTGCCTGTTTACTTTTACCCATAATTGGCATAGGTTTATACCCAAGATTAGTAACTGAAAGTTATCTTGCGTCTATTAATAATTTGGTTGATAGAGATTTAAATGCTGTTAAAAGTACTGTTAAAACAAATATTTTTTCAGGGACTAAAAAAAATGATATCCTAAAAGCTCCAACAATATAATTTTTAAATTAATGCAATATTGTTTGGCATTCAATAATTAAGAAGATATCTTATGAGTAGATATTTAATATTTCAAGATACCTTATTTAAATTCCATTGATAGGCAACAATTGGGGCCTAGATTATTGATTAAGTTTCTTCAAGATGCCGCGGGCAAAGGTGATCTTGATCCATGGGATATTGATGTAATCAGTGTAATAGATAGTTTTTTAGAGCAATACTCACAAACTTTTGGGAGAAAATCAAATAGTCAAA contains:
- a CDS encoding LysR family transcriptional regulator, translating into MPELPFTLDQLRILKAIAAEGSFKKAADLLYVTQPAVSLQIQNLEKQLEITIFDRGGRKALLTEAGRLLLDYCERILNQCDEACKAIEDLNSLKGGSLVIGASQTTGTYLMPRMIGLFRQKYPDVSVQLQVHSTRRTGWSVANGQIDLAIIGGQLPSDLENLLQVIPYATDELALVLPTKHPLANKKELLKEDLYKLNFVTLDTQSTTRKVVDKLLQDSGLDIQRLKIEMELNSLEAIKNAVQSGLGASFLPVVSIERELAAGTIHKAFVADLEVKRELKLITNPSRYTSRASVVFKKNILPQFASLESPLRKI
- a CDS encoding DUF3172 domain-containing protein, which produces MNRPPSNRRPRKGPNRSYYSSNPRDLDSYGQKKSRLPASSEQNINFSTGTIAVLAGVLILGVGIGSAITSTTDGGQGNIASQQQLDMAVPDPEFCRQWGASAFVIDVEMYTTLNPSTSFVTQPALQPGCVIRRENWTVLQKQGAISNEDVRECKQRMNTFAYIGSIRDKPIVKCVYQTDVNENKFIIKGDGQAEDGGVGINKEAIQF
- a CDS encoding NAD(P)H-quinone oxidoreductase subunit 5, with the protein product MPQASDIAWLIPVFPLIGAVLSGLGLISINKKINNSREIVSVGLISFVGISAVISYKALIEQVNGYQSVEKLFVWASAGDFTIPMGFVLDPLGSVMLALVTTITLLVMIYSHGYMAHDKGYVRFFTYLALFSSSMMGLIVSPNLLEIYVFWELVGMCSYLLVGFWYDRDGAAHAAQKAFVVNRVGDFGLLLGILGLFWATNSFDFNEIATGISQSLADNSIPVWAALLLCFLVFLGPMAKSAQFPLHVWLPDAMEGPTPISALIHAATMVAAGIFLVARLQPLYSIFPSIQFIIALVGTITCFLGASIALTQMDLKKGLAYSTVSQLGYMMLAMGCGAPIAGIFHLVTHACFKAMLFLGSGSVIHAMEEVVGHQPVLAQDMRLMGGLRKKMPYTSATFLIGCVAISGIPPLAGFWSKDEILGNAFISFPAFWFVGLLTAGMTAFYMFRLYFLTFEGDFRGENKDLQKELLTASKLNLEEENEEEHDVHGSIHESPWSMTFPLVFLAVPSVIIGFMGLPWDSKIANLLDPEEAETAAKAFEISEFLPLAIASVLIASAGIVIAYQAYFAKKINMSALFAEKFPAINQFLSNKWYLDDINEKLFVKGSRKLAKEVLEVDSKVVDGVVNLTGLVTLGSGEGLKYFETGRAQFYALIVFGGVILLVAIFGFQSPQVT
- a CDS encoding NAD(P)H-quinone oxidoreductase subunit 4 — translated: MFGTLGAGLSNFPWLSASILFPIGSAFVIPFFPDKGDGKEVRWFALSIALITFLITVGSYINGFDINNENVQLKENISWLPDLGLTWSVGADGISMPLILLTSFITALAVLAAWPVKFKPKLFFFLILVMDGGQIAVFAVQDMLLFFLTWELELIPVYLLLAIWGGKNRQYAATKFIIYTAGSSIFILLAALAMGFYGTEIPNFEFSHLAAQDFSQKFQIICYVGLLIAFGVKLPIVPLHTWLPDAHGEATAPVHMLLAGILLKMGGYALLRFNAQLLPVAHAQFAPLLIVLGVVNIIYAALTSFAQRNLKRKIAYSSISHMGFVLIGIGSFSSLGTSGAMLQMVSHGLIGASLFFLVGATYDRTKTLKLDEMSGVGQKMRIMFALWTACSLASLALPGMSGFVSELMVFTGFVTDEVYTLPFRVVMASLAAVGVILTPIYLLSMLREIFFGKENPELTEQRKLIDAEPREVYIIACLLLPIIGIGLYPRLVTESYLASINNLVDRDLNAVKSTVKTNIFSGTKKNDILKAPTI
- a CDS encoding NnrU family protein translates to METHKSSLVILLLILIFAVIHSGGAALRSKAESIMGPRLWRLCFVFLSLPSAIILISYFLAHRYDGIRLWNFQGNHFIFLVVWFLTAISFLFLYPATYNLLEIPSVLKPKVRIYGTGIMRITRHPQAFGQIIWCFAHTLWIGTSFTLITSIGLICHHLFAIWHGDKRLANKFGEEFEKFKKNTSIIPFVAILERRQEFKIREFLRLSQLGILIAIGLLWWSHQYINIAVKTFNSSFLSEFFN